The following are encoded in a window of Microcoleus sp. bin38.metabat.b11b12b14.051 genomic DNA:
- a CDS encoding helix-turn-helix domain-containing protein translates to MPKPEENTLPTLPPLPVVHSDLDEYGLDPYEFRIYAHVVRRTGGKLTGECFAKLKKTSEICHMSVRKAQYSFSVLCKAGLLTKESRPGRSDIYKLTPKSDWLPRESLLEIRKNVKGLTFKETDDFADNPEVEEVKKPRPKTKKTSNRFDWLPD, encoded by the coding sequence ATGCCAAAACCAGAAGAAAATACGCTACCAACGCTGCCACCTTTGCCAGTTGTCCATTCAGACCTTGATGAGTATGGTCTAGATCCTTATGAGTTCCGCATTTACGCCCACGTGGTTCGCAGGACAGGGGGAAAACTCACAGGTGAGTGTTTCGCTAAACTCAAAAAAACTTCAGAAATATGTCATATGAGCGTTAGAAAGGCTCAATATTCTTTTTCTGTTCTTTGCAAGGCAGGATTGCTTACAAAAGAGAGTAGACCAGGAAGATCGGATATTTATAAGCTGACACCTAAAAGTGATTGGCTGCCTAGAGAGTCTCTTTTAGAGATTAGAAAGAATGTCAAAGGTTTGACTTTTAAAGAGACCGACGATTTTGCCGATAATCCAGAAGTGGAAGAAGTGAAAAAGCCACGCCCTAAAACCAAAAAAACAAGCAACCGTTTTGATTGGTTGCCTGACTGA
- the bet gene encoding phage recombination protein Bet: MSQIVQVQPHALVFDTEEIRLIKSTILDERATNDELKLFSMVCQKTGLDPFSRQIYGIRRKGKLTFQTSIDGYRLIADRTNKYAGNDEATFDEGLDLYQHLTSGRHFPTTATVTVWKLCGGQRCPFSASAAWAQYAQVFNGKLGENWEKMPHLMLAKCAEALALRKAFPAELSGMYTREEMPDEGAENNVTQQIPEINKPQVKPIPAPVSVSPQQEQELELLHPVQQAIVKLRWTDKQEMDCLLVNFGKSYLTDLTNDDLLDLFDYLCNYNESSEHIKRLGWDADRGREHLRLQYGKEARHLLNATELAEFVNHLKLQEAK; encoded by the coding sequence ATGTCACAGATAGTTCAAGTTCAACCACACGCATTAGTATTTGATACCGAAGAAATTAGGCTGATCAAATCTACGATTCTTGACGAACGTGCCACCAATGACGAGTTAAAGCTGTTCTCGATGGTGTGCCAGAAAACAGGTTTAGACCCGTTCTCACGGCAAATCTACGGTATCCGTCGCAAGGGTAAGCTAACTTTTCAGACCTCGATCGACGGCTACAGGCTTATCGCTGATCGCACCAACAAATACGCCGGCAATGACGAGGCAACTTTTGATGAGGGGTTGGATTTGTACCAGCACCTTACCAGTGGCCGCCATTTTCCCACTACTGCAACCGTAACTGTTTGGAAACTTTGCGGCGGTCAGCGTTGCCCATTTTCCGCCAGTGCAGCTTGGGCGCAATACGCCCAAGTCTTCAACGGAAAATTGGGCGAAAACTGGGAAAAAATGCCTCATCTGATGCTTGCTAAATGCGCCGAAGCTTTGGCACTTCGCAAAGCATTTCCTGCCGAACTTTCGGGAATGTACACCCGTGAGGAAATGCCCGATGAGGGTGCAGAAAATAACGTTACGCAGCAAATTCCTGAGATTAATAAGCCACAAGTTAAGCCCATCCCTGCTCCTGTTTCGGTTTCGCCACAGCAAGAGCAAGAGCTTGAACTATTGCATCCGGTGCAGCAGGCCATCGTGAAATTGAGGTGGACAGATAAGCAAGAAATGGATTGTCTGCTAGTTAATTTTGGCAAAAGTTACTTGACTGATTTGACCAATGACGACTTGCTGGATTTGTTCGATTACCTCTGCAACTATAACGAGTCTTCGGAACACATTAAGCGCCTAGGATGGGATGCCGACAGAGGTAGAGAGCATCTCAGACTTCAATATGGGAAAGAAGCTCGCCATCTGCTAAATGCTACCGAGTTGGCTGAATTCGTGAATCATCTCAAGTTACAGGAGGCAAAATAA
- a CDS encoding UvrD-helicase domain-containing protein, which yields MDLSDYQQDIIDWAKTGKGHGCCNAVAGSGKSTTLRLVAEALATTDYLKNRLGYTPSEIKICVFGKANATDLIAKFGNQWKESISTLHSAGWSLIKSELKITNTQGLVKSNKYKQIAQELGFIASRGNSSPELRREGAIAKDEDFVKLLDLVRLTNSYVNVLVVGGCISPETVQELCLHFEIADIYDFEKVSLALAKCIIQGIGLASKGKSFDFTDQVWLPVLWELSKRPWFKPYQFVLVDECQDLNAAQLELVKMLAGSNGRILAVGDPRQAIMGFAGADNRSYQKIVDRLGATELPLSICYRCPTSHLELVSANFPNIPIEAPIDAVEGKIESIAESDLWSDKPCKLQIGDMVLCRKTAPLVNLCIKLIARGIAATVKGRAIGEQLKAEIEEISKISGFRMSAFNNALEVFRSRKAQKYSGLDNEEQLVEALNDKIEALQVIYQSQPNATCIKDLTDYIDGLFSDENSPITLSTCHRAKGLEGDRIFILKPEDMPMVWRNQLDWQYEQEENLLYVALTRSKSELYVVGSPSWLIKPVTEEIKTDALISMPAITLHQPWASLIAQGIKQFETRSWGTTYRGRLAIHAGKKYENDNRLLSLLDITQEQVALGAIVAFVDLIDCIEITESFASQQSDTELMSGDWSITEPARYAWRLENVEILDSPIPATGKQGIWNWCNRNKIEIVAQPSQPNVAVADIETTHKLADLESTIERGFAQAADALRQIRDLKLYEEYGTFADYCEHRWGFSDRYARNLLKASEVLTNLSIGGTNGSDLPTNERQIRPLANLEPEQQKAAWEDARAEAAASGEKVSGKHVANAVTRKKTGTGDSERRAASSKSPVIPAVNVEIVDSAVLQVEQSLASLTDADLNQIIDLVSAEILKRKK from the coding sequence ATGGACTTATCAGATTACCAGCAAGACATAATAGACTGGGCGAAAACTGGGAAAGGACACGGTTGCTGCAATGCAGTCGCAGGTAGCGGAAAATCTACCACCTTACGTTTAGTTGCTGAAGCTTTGGCCACTACGGATTACCTCAAAAATAGACTTGGTTACACACCTTCTGAAATCAAAATTTGCGTATTCGGCAAAGCTAATGCTACCGATCTAATCGCCAAATTCGGCAATCAGTGGAAAGAATCAATCAGCACCTTGCACAGTGCAGGATGGAGCTTAATCAAGAGCGAATTGAAAATCACAAATACTCAGGGGCTAGTCAAGAGCAATAAGTACAAGCAAATTGCTCAAGAATTAGGATTTATCGCCAGCCGTGGCAACTCTTCCCCTGAGTTGAGGCGGGAAGGTGCGATCGCAAAAGACGAGGATTTTGTCAAACTCTTAGACTTGGTGCGACTCACAAATTCCTACGTTAACGTCCTCGTCGTAGGCGGCTGTATTAGCCCTGAAACCGTGCAGGAACTCTGCCTGCATTTTGAAATTGCTGATATTTACGATTTTGAGAAAGTATCGCTGGCGCTGGCTAAGTGCATTATTCAGGGCATCGGCTTAGCCAGCAAAGGTAAGTCCTTCGACTTCACCGATCAGGTTTGGCTACCGGTTCTCTGGGAATTATCCAAGCGTCCTTGGTTCAAACCCTACCAGTTCGTTTTGGTTGATGAATGCCAAGATTTGAATGCAGCACAGTTGGAATTAGTCAAAATGTTGGCGGGTTCCAATGGCCGGATTCTGGCAGTTGGCGACCCTCGGCAAGCCATCATGGGTTTTGCCGGTGCCGACAACCGCAGTTACCAGAAAATTGTCGATCGCCTCGGTGCAACTGAACTACCGCTTTCGATTTGCTACCGTTGCCCTACCTCGCATCTCGAATTGGTTAGTGCCAACTTCCCAAACATTCCGATTGAGGCTCCGATCGACGCAGTGGAGGGGAAGATTGAGAGCATTGCCGAGAGCGATTTGTGGAGTGATAAGCCGTGCAAGCTTCAAATTGGGGACATGGTGCTCTGCCGAAAAACAGCACCGCTCGTGAATCTTTGCATCAAGCTGATTGCCCGTGGCATCGCAGCGACCGTCAAAGGAAGGGCGATCGGCGAACAGCTTAAAGCTGAAATTGAGGAAATTTCCAAGATTTCCGGCTTTCGGATGTCTGCATTCAATAATGCTTTGGAAGTTTTCAGGAGTCGGAAAGCCCAAAAATACTCAGGACTGGATAACGAGGAACAGCTTGTTGAGGCGCTCAACGACAAGATCGAAGCCCTTCAAGTGATCTATCAGTCGCAGCCGAACGCGACTTGCATCAAGGATCTCACTGACTATATTGACGGCTTGTTTTCTGATGAGAATAGCCCCATAACTCTGAGCACCTGCCATCGGGCGAAAGGTTTAGAGGGCGATCGCATTTTCATCCTGAAGCCTGAAGATATGCCGATGGTGTGGAGAAATCAGCTTGATTGGCAATATGAACAGGAAGAAAATTTGTTGTATGTTGCCCTAACTCGTAGCAAATCAGAGCTTTATGTTGTCGGCAGTCCATCATGGCTTATCAAGCCTGTAACCGAAGAAATTAAGACTGATGCCCTGATTTCTATGCCCGCAATTACCTTACACCAGCCCTGGGCTAGCTTGATTGCCCAGGGCATCAAGCAATTTGAAACCAGATCGTGGGGGACAACTTATAGGGGCAGGCTGGCTATTCATGCTGGGAAAAAATATGAAAATGACAATCGCTTACTTAGTCTTCTTGACATCACTCAAGAACAAGTGGCGTTGGGGGCGATTGTGGCTTTTGTTGACTTAATTGACTGCATTGAGATAACCGAAAGCTTTGCCTCTCAGCAATCGGATACTGAGTTAATGTCCGGTGACTGGAGCATCACCGAACCTGCTCGTTACGCTTGGAGGCTGGAAAATGTAGAAATTCTTGATTCCCCTATTCCTGCTACCGGGAAACAGGGAATCTGGAATTGGTGCAACCGCAACAAAATAGAGATAGTTGCTCAGCCTTCTCAGCCCAATGTGGCGGTGGCAGACATTGAAACTACCCACAAATTAGCCGATTTAGAATCCACTATCGAACGTGGATTCGCGCAAGCAGCAGATGCGCTGCGTCAAATTCGAGACTTGAAGCTTTACGAAGAGTACGGCACTTTTGCCGACTACTGCGAGCATCGCTGGGGATTTAGCGATCGCTATGCTCGCAATCTTTTGAAAGCCTCAGAGGTTTTGACCAACCTTTCTATTGGCGGAACCAATGGTTCCGATTTGCCAACCAACGAACGGCAAATTCGTCCGCTAGCCAACCTCGAACCCGAACAGCAAAAAGCAGCATGGGAAGATGCCCGTGCTGAAGCTGCTGCTAGCGGCGAAAAAGTTTCCGGCAAGCACGTGGCGAATGCTGTCACGCGAAAAAAAACTGGCACTGGTGATAGCGAACGTCGCGCTGCTAGCTCTAAATCCCCAGTGATTCCTGCTGTCAACGTTGAGATTGTTGATAGCGCAGTGCTTCAAGTCGAGCAATCGCTGGCATCGCTAACTGATGCCGATCTAAATCAGATTATTGATTTAGTTTCAGCCGAAATTCTCAAACGCAAAAAGTAA
- a CDS encoding type IV secretory system conjugative DNA transfer family protein: MLINKNQVIVSGILGLGLAGFAVATALQFNDRIEYRISNRIEYAPAWLVPPKAEFKGIERGYGGVKILLSLLATGGMVTVMLIARNEGEQEPIRQKIKGYQKQAYEFGFAAESAYSMAQTQMKYKKLLEADEVAFEGEIETAYCESLGIDTSQQQAALTGTATLDSTTNPSDKIEDAKVTAIEQNKDKLPVLMNYPSVLIYGAPGSGKTTFAEEEVSKRLAAGHRVIVLDPHAAYGAWEGCEIIGGGMNYFAIDAKLEWFAEEVRRRYKRIESEPNPTFQPLTFVCDEFTNWAGRCSAAGEFFQSALSDIRKAKMFGLIVSHTRTLAGLANAAGMAKLRDEALLEIELLGQQCPQTGLAVPRFEALIKLPGEALNNRKLIKLAKHSAPQNVVAGDVPDWNTPNAWETPGTPQNTPKGESEQPGTLMEHREQLLEILEQLLAGTAEKAVFAADSSLEHQDKLKLARLIIDQDLGLEKTIWILWGVRRGGRNHALYAEARVMLERLIKGDGNGNN; encoded by the coding sequence ATGCTAATCAATAAGAATCAGGTGATTGTTTCTGGAATTTTAGGTTTGGGTTTGGCAGGGTTTGCAGTAGCAACAGCCCTACAATTTAATGACAGAATTGAGTACAGAATCAGCAACAGAATCGAATATGCCCCTGCATGGCTAGTGCCACCAAAGGCAGAATTTAAGGGCATAGAACGGGGATATGGCGGGGTCAAAATCTTGCTTTCTCTGCTGGCTACTGGGGGCATGGTAACGGTGATGCTCATCGCCCGCAATGAAGGGGAACAGGAACCTATTCGGCAAAAGATTAAGGGATACCAGAAACAAGCTTATGAGTTTGGTTTTGCTGCTGAATCTGCCTACTCAATGGCACAGACTCAAATGAAATATAAGAAGCTTTTAGAAGCTGACGAGGTGGCTTTTGAGGGTGAGATTGAGACGGCATATTGTGAGTCTTTGGGCATCGACACCAGCCAACAACAGGCGGCGCTAACGGGAACCGCGACGCTCGACTCGACAACAAACCCCAGCGACAAAATAGAAGACGCAAAAGTAACAGCAATTGAACAGAATAAAGATAAATTACCCGTACTCATGAACTACCCCAGCGTACTGATTTACGGCGCTCCCGGCAGCGGTAAAACTACCTTTGCAGAAGAAGAAGTTAGCAAACGGCTAGCAGCAGGACACCGGGTAATAGTGCTCGACCCGCACGCTGCTTATGGCGCTTGGGAGGGCTGCGAGATAATTGGGGGAGGCATGAATTACTTTGCCATTGATGCCAAACTGGAATGGTTCGCAGAAGAAGTTCGGCGACGCTATAAACGAATCGAAAGTGAACCTAACCCTACCTTCCAACCTCTAACTTTTGTGTGCGACGAATTCACCAATTGGGCGGGACGATGCAGTGCAGCGGGAGAATTTTTCCAATCTGCTTTGAGCGACATTCGTAAAGCCAAAATGTTCGGTTTAATCGTCAGCCACACCCGGACGCTGGCGGGATTAGCCAACGCTGCTGGCATGGCAAAGCTGAGAGATGAAGCACTGCTTGAGATCGAATTGCTGGGGCAACAATGCCCTCAAACTGGGTTAGCCGTGCCACGCTTTGAAGCACTTATTAAGCTACCAGGAGAGGCTTTGAATAATAGGAAATTAATCAAACTAGCCAAGCATTCAGCGCCACAAAATGTAGTGGCTGGCGATGTTCCCGACTGGAACACCCCTAATGCTTGGGAAACTCCTGGAACACCACAAAACACGCCAAAGGGAGAGTCGGAACAGCCCGGAACCCTTATGGAACACAGAGAACAGCTTTTGGAGATACTGGAACAGTTGCTAGCTGGAACAGCCGAAAAAGCAGTCTTCGCCGCTGATTCGTCGCTGGAACACCAGGACAAACTGAAACTGGCAAGGCTTATTATTGACCAAGATTTGGGACTAGAAAAAACAATCTGGATACTGTGGGGTGTTCGGCGTGGGGGACGAAATCATGCGCTTTATGCCGAAGCGCGGGTAATGCTCGAAAGACTTATTAAAGGAGATGGAAATGGCAACAACTAA
- a CDS encoding tyrosine-type recombinase/integrase, protein MKNRVTLVSVSLVRGRLRLRLPRTIWEDRKQKYLYLELADNSENRKLAEIKARQIELDILSGNFDPTLSKYSSKVYEAPPIEVKHEEITFIEIYTKYTNSRKRITSKSTQKGYLVTIANLERSPFKLQSQAISLKDWAIENLPVDTARRFLMQVNAACNWAVQRSIIESNPFSKIDIKLKTSKSKNKIHPFTSAEEQAIINAFKDSENYSDLTCLIKFFFLTGCRTSEALGLQWQHIAEDSINFRETVVTGVGGTYRNDRTKSTERYFPCNEQLKKLLLTIKPENYGPEISVFVRADNTPITYCELRNAWYGKGDRLGIVRQLATDLKIEAYRIQYNTRHTFISRCLEAGIAPVQVAAWVGNSPAMIYQHYAGIICKIPVPIF, encoded by the coding sequence ATGAAAAACCGCGTAACCTTGGTATCTGTTAGCCTAGTTCGCGGTAGGCTCAGATTGCGCCTACCGCGAACTATATGGGAAGATAGAAAGCAAAAATACTTGTACCTAGAACTAGCTGACAACTCTGAAAATAGAAAACTTGCAGAAATCAAAGCAAGGCAGATAGAATTAGATATTTTATCGGGCAATTTCGATCCTACTTTATCGAAATATTCTAGCAAAGTGTATGAAGCCCCACCAATAGAAGTAAAACATGAAGAAATTACTTTTATTGAGATTTATACTAAATACACCAATTCCCGAAAAAGAATCACCAGCAAAAGTACCCAAAAGGGATATTTAGTAACTATTGCAAATTTGGAGCGCAGCCCGTTCAAGCTGCAATCACAAGCCATCAGCCTCAAAGATTGGGCGATCGAGAATCTTCCTGTGGATACTGCCAGAAGATTTTTGATGCAGGTAAATGCAGCCTGCAACTGGGCGGTTCAGCGCTCAATAATAGAAAGCAATCCATTCTCTAAAATTGATATCAAGCTAAAAACTTCAAAATCCAAAAACAAAATTCACCCATTTACATCAGCCGAAGAGCAGGCAATCATTAACGCCTTTAAAGATTCGGAAAATTATTCCGATCTAACTTGTCTTATTAAATTTTTCTTTCTTACCGGATGCAGAACATCCGAAGCCCTGGGGCTTCAATGGCAACATATAGCTGAAGACTCTATTAATTTCAGGGAAACCGTAGTCACGGGAGTCGGCGGTACATATAGAAATGACAGAACAAAAAGCACGGAAAGATACTTTCCATGCAATGAGCAATTAAAAAAATTGCTGTTAACTATCAAGCCCGAGAACTACGGGCCAGAAATATCAGTATTTGTGAGGGCTGACAATACACCCATCACCTACTGCGAGCTACGAAATGCTTGGTATGGGAAAGGCGATCGCCTGGGAATAGTCAGGCAACTCGCTACTGACCTCAAAATCGAAGCCTACCGCATTCAATACAACACCCGACATACTTTTATATCGCGATGCCTAGAAGCTGGTATTGCACCGGTACAGGTGGCGGCTTGGGTTGGCAACTCGCCAGCCATGATCTACCAGCACTATGCTGGAATTATATGTAAAATACCCGTGCCGATATTTTGA
- a CDS encoding HAD hydrolase-like protein, with amino-acid sequence MTKIFFFDLDGTLRQTKSGKTFINEPEDQQPIAGAEKAIIYYQSKGFVCIGITNQGGVAAGHKSLESAIAEQRITLSLFPQLSEIFFCPTWGESCCQVSRDNEPLPFSAPESGDSVISCRKPGHGMLLLASQSFGLDDAWMTGDRPEDKQAALTAGINFIPADVMLAKFTPGMTEIPCTHTDQNVLLKFLAL; translated from the coding sequence ATGACCAAAATCTTTTTCTTTGACTTAGATGGCACATTGCGTCAAACCAAATCAGGCAAAACTTTTATCAACGAACCCGAAGATCAGCAACCGATCGCCGGTGCTGAAAAAGCAATTATTTACTATCAATCAAAAGGATTTGTCTGCATCGGAATTACAAACCAGGGCGGTGTCGCTGCTGGTCACAAAAGTCTGGAAAGTGCGATCGCCGAACAACGAATTACTTTAAGTTTGTTTCCACAGCTTTCGGAGATTTTCTTTTGTCCTACGTGGGGAGAAAGCTGTTGCCAAGTTTCTCGGGATAATGAGCCGTTGCCTTTCAGTGCCCCAGAATCTGGAGATAGCGTAATATCTTGCAGAAAACCAGGGCATGGAATGCTATTGCTTGCGTCTCAAAGTTTTGGACTTGATGACGCTTGGATGACGGGCGATCGACCCGAGGACAAGCAAGCAGCCCTAACTGCTGGGATAAACTTTATTCCAGCAGATGTGATGCTGGCAAAATTCACACCGGGGATGACTGAGATTCCCTGTACTCACACTGATCAAAATGTGCTGCTAAAATTCCTTGCACTTTGA
- a CDS encoding C39 family peptidase, whose amino-acid sequence MKRPEKVRLNISYKSQLDNLENPTGSCNVTAIATCLNFFKIKGKTLAQLEDEIYRRMLHEGLSRHSPADLAKMVQAHGLKDDFTVNGTFDRCKDHLAAGNPCVIHGYFTSFGHIITLVGYDDEGFIVHDPYGEWHSTGYDTTVSGAYLHYSYDLIRRTSAHDGEFWVHYISK is encoded by the coding sequence ATGAAAAGACCAGAAAAAGTAAGACTAAATATTTCATACAAATCCCAACTAGATAACCTTGAAAACCCAACAGGGTCTTGTAACGTCACTGCGATCGCAACCTGTCTAAACTTTTTCAAGATTAAAGGGAAAACTCTCGCCCAACTAGAGGATGAGATTTACCGAAGAATGTTGCACGAGGGGCTTAGTCGCCACTCGCCGGCTGACTTGGCAAAGATGGTGCAAGCCCACGGTCTGAAGGACGATTTTACTGTCAATGGAACATTCGATCGCTGCAAAGACCACCTTGCAGCCGGCAACCCGTGCGTAATCCACGGGTATTTCACATCTTTCGGCCACATTATTACGCTGGTTGGCTACGATGACGAGGGATTCATCGTGCATGATCCCTACGGCGAGTGGCACTCCACTGGCTATGACACAACTGTTAGCGGAGCTTACTTGCATTATTCATACGACCTTATTCGACGCACCTCAGCCCATGATGGGGAATTCTGGGTGCACTACATAAGTAAGTAA
- a CDS encoding bifunctional serine/threonine-protein kinase/ABC transporter substrate-binding protein produces MCLQPGDILRQRYQIVSELGRGGFARTYIATDLDIPDNRLCVVKEIKQPSNSQLLPEARDRFEREVQALYLLGRHPQIPQLFESFEDNEKFYLIQEYIEGRSLREQFNQNPQWNETQVIDFLQDILPVIAFVHQNNVIHRDITPSNLIRRDCDGRIVLIDFGAVKEISSLEITDSGETRSRTIYTEGYAPAEQLKGHPRRCSDIYAVGIIAIEGLTGLHPAKDFLIDSGQGDIVWRYSTPDRPMVQISGDMETILNKMVRYYFTNRYQSAPEVLQDLNSIATLQPPPPQHLEHNPPVSGPSPPERNRFSRSHFRLLLLGIAGIMAGIAIGLFLHNTLTPKTCLFVQGDALSCGEESILKSSNPRLKQSGLNEFAKHNYREAFNFFKRSWIEEEQKDPETLIYMNNALLKATKVEHYTIAIIVPVGINEQGRAEIDLAKQILRGVAQAQTEVNLKLFNADLERNLKGLEFQENQAIKGKGLQVIIADDANLKEEAIARANSLVKLTGILGAIGHYTNPTTAHTVDIYNQNHLVLISPGSTTEVVTEKRRNFFFRTVPSTKVSVEVFTKYLSEKQGQTKIAGFYNSRSESISTFWEEFRKQFRERGGTIANITEFDLSKSDFDVKKAIKEVGETEKITIVLNPSHVPLSVNNAMALFQANLDRNWVVGTGGIYGQKTLEAASQLPSYDKFAAAVSWHPLNSPNRKFIEDTRKLWKGDVSHRTALTYDAAKTLIQAIEMQPQPSREGMQTTMADPNFSATGATGTIQFDTMGERKNFSPKLVHIVKCSQQQFGVTFVPIEFPTATAAGLKCD; encoded by the coding sequence ATGTGCCTGCAACCAGGAGATATCCTGCGCCAACGTTACCAAATTGTTAGTGAATTAGGTCGGGGAGGATTTGCAAGGACATATATAGCTACTGATTTAGACATACCCGATAACCGCCTGTGTGTCGTTAAGGAAATTAAGCAGCCCAGCAATTCCCAACTCTTACCAGAAGCAAGGGATCGATTTGAAAGAGAAGTTCAAGCTTTGTACCTATTGGGCAGACACCCGCAGATTCCGCAGTTATTCGAGAGCTTTGAAGACAATGAAAAGTTTTATTTAATTCAAGAATACATTGAAGGACGTTCGCTCAGGGAACAATTTAATCAAAATCCCCAATGGAATGAAACGCAAGTAATTGATTTTTTGCAGGATATCTTGCCAGTTATCGCTTTTGTTCACCAAAATAATGTCATTCACCGCGATATCACTCCTTCTAACTTAATTCGGCGCGATTGCGATGGCAGAATAGTTCTGATTGATTTTGGGGCTGTCAAAGAAATCAGTTCCTTAGAAATCACAGATTCGGGAGAGACTAGAAGTAGAACTATTTATACCGAAGGATATGCGCCAGCCGAACAATTGAAGGGTCATCCTCGGCGTTGTAGCGATATTTATGCTGTGGGTATTATTGCCATTGAAGGCTTGACTGGCTTGCATCCTGCTAAAGATTTCTTGATAGATTCGGGGCAGGGTGATATCGTTTGGCGCTATTCTACTCCCGATCGCCCTATGGTACAGATTAGTGGCGACATGGAAACGATTTTAAACAAAATGGTGCGCTACTACTTCACAAATCGCTACCAATCTGCGCCTGAAGTTTTGCAGGATTTGAATTCGATCGCCACATTGCAGCCACCGCCACCACAACATTTAGAACACAATCCGCCCGTATCTGGACCGTCACCGCCGGAACGCAATAGGTTTTCTCGATCGCACTTTCGCTTGCTGCTGCTAGGAATTGCAGGAATTATGGCTGGAATTGCGATCGGCCTTTTTCTCCACAACACTCTTACCCCAAAAACTTGCCTTTTCGTGCAAGGTGATGCTTTAAGCTGCGGCGAAGAATCTATCCTCAAATCCTCGAACCCTCGATTAAAGCAAAGCGGACTGAATGAATTTGCAAAACACAATTATCGGGAAGCATTTAATTTCTTTAAAAGGTCGTGGATAGAAGAAGAACAAAAAGATCCCGAAACCTTGATTTATATGAATAATGCCTTGCTCAAGGCGACAAAAGTCGAGCATTACACAATCGCCATTATCGTTCCAGTTGGCATAAACGAACAAGGTAGAGCCGAAATCGATTTGGCTAAACAAATCCTGCGGGGAGTTGCTCAAGCGCAAACGGAAGTTAATTTAAAATTATTCAACGCTGACCTAGAGCGCAATCTAAAGGGTTTAGAGTTTCAGGAAAATCAAGCTATTAAAGGCAAAGGTTTACAAGTCATAATTGCTGACGATGCCAATCTCAAAGAAGAGGCGATCGCCCGTGCTAATTCCCTAGTCAAACTCACAGGTATTTTGGGTGCGATCGGTCACTACACTAACCCAACAACAGCCCATACAGTCGATATTTACAACCAAAATCATTTAGTATTAATTTCCCCAGGGAGTACAACAGAAGTAGTCACAGAAAAACGCCGGAATTTTTTCTTTAGAACTGTTCCTAGCACTAAAGTTAGTGTTGAAGTATTCACAAAATATCTGAGTGAAAAGCAAGGTCAAACCAAAATAGCAGGTTTCTACAACTCCAGAAGCGAATCCATCTCGACTTTTTGGGAAGAATTTAGAAAACAGTTTAGAGAACGGGGAGGAACTATTGCAAATATCACAGAGTTTGATTTGTCGAAAAGCGACTTTGACGTAAAAAAAGCCATCAAAGAAGTCGGGGAAACTGAAAAAATAACGATTGTTTTAAATCCGAGTCACGTCCCACTTTCTGTCAATAATGCGATGGCACTTTTTCAAGCCAATCTCGATCGCAATTGGGTTGTCGGTACCGGGGGAATATACGGTCAAAAAACCTTAGAAGCTGCCAGTCAGTTACCGTCTTATGATAAATTCGCAGCAGCAGTCTCTTGGCATCCTTTAAATTCTCCCAACCGCAAATTTATTGAGGATACTCGCAAGCTTTGGAAAGGAGATGTCAGTCACCGCACTGCGTTAACCTACGATGCGGCAAAGACGCTGATTCAAGCGATAGAGATGCAGCCACAACCCAGCCGGGAAGGGATGCAAACAACTATGGCAGATCCAAATTTTAGCGCTACCGGAGCCACGGGAACAATTCAGTTTGACACAATGGGAGAACGCAAAAATTTTAGTCCTAAATTGGTGCATATTGTCAAGTGTTCTCAGCAGCAGTTTGGGGTGACTTTTGTGCCGATCGAATTTCCGACAGCCACAGCAGCGGGTTTAAAGTGCGATTGA